In one window of Maribacter dokdonensis DSW-8 DNA:
- a CDS encoding SusC/RagA family TonB-linked outer membrane protein: MKKFITAYGFVLLIMTGCGSSKNTSNDNNGTSSLDVELKEKNRANVSLLQRIRQKSGVVLQNNVPIINKTSNSFASGGSQEPLYVLNNQIIGNSFHSINELIDSYNVKKIVILSGADAAGYGTQGANGVIKITSY, from the coding sequence ATGAAAAAGTTTATTACTGCCTATGGTTTTGTGCTTTTGATAATGACCGGCTGCGGATCATCAAAAAACACAAGTAATGACAACAACGGTACATCTTCATTAGATGTGGAATTGAAAGAAAAAAATAGGGCGAATGTTTCTCTACTACAACGTATACGCCAAAAGAGTGGCGTAGTCTTGCAAAACAATGTACCTATAATCAATAAGACCAGTAATTCCTTTGCCTCTGGTGGCAGTCAAGAACCTTTGTACGTTTTAAACAATCAGATAATTGGAAATTCTTTTCATTCGATCAACGAGTTAATAGATAGCTACAATGTGAAGAAAATAGTTATACTATCGGGTGCAGATGCTGCTGGTTATGGTACTCAGGGAGCCAACGGAGTAATCAAAATTACAAGCTATTAG